The Aquincola tertiaricarbonis genomic sequence GCGGCCCATGTCGCCAGCGGCGGTGGCCGCGGCGATGGGGCCGATGGCCAGTTGCGGGTCGGTCAGCAGCGGATCGGCCATGGCGGCGGTGCAGGCCACGCCCACCGCCATGCCCAGCAGGGCGCGGCGGCTGCAGCAGGCCGGGGCTTCAGCGTCCGAGGTACTGTGCATCGCTCACCTTCTCCAGCCAGTCCACGGCCTTGCCGGCCACCACGCCGGTGATGGCGATGTGCGTCATCGCGCTGCCGGGCGCGGCGCCATGCCAGTGCTTGACGCCGGGCGGGCACCAGACCACGTCGCCGGCACGTATCTGCTGGATGGGCTTGCCCCATTCCTGCGTCAGCCCCACGCCCTCGGTGACGATGAGCTGCTGGCCGGCCGGGTGGGTGTGCCAGGCCGAGCGCGCACCGGGCTGGAACTGCACGATGCCACCCGACGCATTCATGGCGGGCGTGGCCGCAAAAGCCAGCGTCACCCGCACCGCGCCGGTGAAGGTCTCGGCGGGTCCGTCCATCGTGGTCAGCTCCTGGGCCAGGCTGATCTTCTGGCCCGCGGGCGCCGGCTCGGCCGAGGCACCGTGGGCGATGGCTGCACAGGTGAGGCAGCCCATGAGGCGCTTGAACATTGAACCGTCCTTTCAGCTGGTGCGATGAACTATAGGAAGGCCGGTCCTGTGTGAGAAGACGCCTAAACTGAACAAATTCGTGCGCCACATTCACCAATCCAGCCGCCCATGCCACGCACCCCGCTCGCCGACCTGCAGGCCTTCGTCACCGTGGCGCGAACCCGCAGCTTCACCCGCGCGGCTGCGCAGCTGGATGTCTCGCGATCGGCGCTGAGCCATGCGATCACCGGCCTGGAGGCCCGGCTCGGCCTGCGGCTGCTCACCCGCACCACCCGCAGCGTCTCGGTCACCGAGGCGGGTGAGCGGCTGCTGCAGGTGCTGGCGCCCCGCTTCGAAGACATCGACGCCGAACTGGACCAGCTGACCGCGGCACGCGACACGCCGGCCGGCACCGTGCGCATCACCTCCCACGACCACGCGATACGCACCGTGCTGTGGCCGCGGCTGCTGCCACTGATGCGGCAATACCCCGACGTGCAGATCGAACTGAGCGTGGACTACGCGCTCACCGACATCGCTGCCCAGCGCTTCGATGCCGGGGTGCGCCTGGGCAACCGGGTGGACAAGGACATGATCGCGGTGCGCATCTCGCCCGACTTCCGCATGGCGGTGGCCGCGTCGCCGGGCTACCTGCAGGGCCGCAGCCGGCCCCGCACACCGCGCGACCTGACCGAGCACGCCTGCATCAACCTGCGGCTGCCCACGCACGGCAACCTCTATGCGTGGGAGTTCGAGAAGCGCGGCAGGCAGTTGCAGGTGAAGGTGGGTGGCCAGGTGGTGCTGAACAACACCCTGCTGATGCTGCAGGCGGCGCTGGACGACCGCGGCCTGTGCTACGTGCCCGAGGACCTGATACAGCCCTACGTGCAAGCCGGCCTGCTGCAACCGGTGCTGGAAGACTGGTGGCCGCGCCAGGCCGGCTACCACCTGTACTACCCGTCACGCCGGCAGCAGTCGCCCGCGCTGGCGCTGGTGATCGAGGCGCTGCGGCTGCGGGGGGCCTGAGCCCCGCAACCGATCAGGCGCTCAGGCCACCACGCCTTCGCCCGTGCCGCGCCGGCCGCGGTTGTCCAGCCACGCCACCTGAAGCCGGTCGCCAGGCTGCACGTCGCGCAGCGTGAACTGCAGGCTGGGGTTCTTCGATACCGCGGTGCCCCACTGCGCCTGCAGCACCGGCTGGCCGGCCAGCGTCACCACCACCTCGGTGATGTACCAGGCCGGCACGCGCTGGCCGCTCGCGTCCTGGCGCAGGCCCGTTTCCATCTCGTGCGCCATCAGCAGCCGCACCACCGCGCGGCCATCGGCGGTGGCGCGGGCACGCACCAGCACCGCATCAGCCATGGCCACATCCCTGGCGCTTCATGCGCAGCCCCCCAGCACCACGGTGCAGCGGTGGCGGGCATACCGCACCCGGCCATCGGCCAGCCAGGCCACCGCATAGACATCGGTCGATTCAGCCATCTTCACCCGCAGGCTGAAGTCGGGCTCCACGCGCGGGCCGGGCTCGAACAGCGCGCACAGCATCGCCGGGTTGCGCTCGATCAGCAGCGCCAGCCGCGTGACGCCGGGCAGCGTGCTGGCCAGCCGCACCGGCACCACGGCGCCGTTTTCGGCCACGTCGGGCACCTCCAGCTGCACGCCTTCATCGAGCCGCGGCGCGGCGCTGCCCAGGGCCCGCATCACCGCCGCCAGCGAGCGACCATGGAATGCAGGGCGCGCATCCACCGGCGCTGCCTCCGTGCCCTGCGCGCTCAGGCCGGCCGGCAGCAGGCCCAGGCCCGCCAGCCAGCCGGCCAGCCGCAGCGACTGCTGCACCGACTGCAGCAGCAGCACGCGGCGCGGAGGAGGCGTTGGCACAAGCGGGGGCATGGGCCGATGCTAAGCCCGTCCGTCAACCGCCCCACCCTCGATCACGGCTGCCCCTCCGGGCACGAAGCCTGCCGGCGCAACAGCGCCAGCAGCACCAGGGGCGGCAGCGCCGCCAGCGGCGTGAGCAGGAACCAGGTGGCGTAAGCGTCCAGGGCTGGGCCGCCGCGGGCCTGCAGTGCCTCCACTGCCGCGCCCGACAGCCCGCCGAGCAGGCCGGGCAGCAGCGTCATCAGCGAAGACAGCAGCGCGAACTGCGCCGCAGTGGCCTGCCGGTGCGTGAGCCGGCTGGCCAGCGCCACCATCGCGGCCGCCGCCAGCCCGGCGCTGAAGCCCTCGAACATCGCGGCCGGCACCCACACGCTGCGCAGCCCGCCCGACCAGGCCAGCAACGCAAAGCCCGCGTTGGACAGCGCCGCCAGACTGACGCCGGTGGCCAGCGCCACCACGCTGCCCCAGCGCAGGCCCAGCCAGCCGGCCGCCACCACGCCAAGCAACATCGCCGGAAAGCCGAACAGGCCGCGCACCACCGCGATCTGCCGCGCGTTGAAGCCCAGGTCGGCGTACAGCGGCGCCACCATGGCGTTGATCAACCCGTCGGGCACGAAGTACAGCGCCAGCAGGGGCACCAGCGGCAGGCTGGCCCGGCCATGCTGCTGCCAGAACAGCGGCAGCGGCCGCCACAGCGCCTGCAGCAGGCCATCCAGGCCAGCGCGTTCGGCGATGCCGAGCAGCGGCACCGCAGCCGCCGGCTCGCGCGCCCAGGCCACCGCAGCCAGGCCGGCCAGGCCGCCCAGCGCGGCGCAGGCATAGGCCAGCGGCCAGCCGAGCGCGGCCGAGGCGGCGAAGATGGGCACGTTGCCCGCGAAATAGCCCAGCCGCACGCCCAGCACGTAGGCCGAAGCCATCACCTCCTGCTCGCCATCGGCCGCGCTCTCGATGCGCCAGGCATCCACCGCGATGTCCTGCGTGGCCGAGGCCAGCGCGGTGAGCATGGCCCAGGCCGCGAACAGGCCCAGCCCGCCGCCCGGCCCGGTGGCGGCCATGCCCAGGATGCCGGCGATCGCACCCAGCTGGCCCAGCAGCATCCAGGCGCGCCGGTGGCCCAGGCGCCGTGCCAGCCAGGGCAGCCGCAGCGCATCGACCAGGGGCGCCCAGAGGAACTTGAACGAAAAGAACAGCCCCACCCAGCTGAGAAAACCGATGGTCGCCAGCGCGATGCCCTCCGAGCGCAGCCAGAAACCCAGCGTGACGGTGACCATCACCGGCGGCATGCCGGTGGCCAGGCCCAACAGCACGGCCAGCGCCACCTTGGGCTGGCGCAGCAGGGCCATGGCCTGCGCCAGCGTGGGCCGCAACGGCGGAGAAGCGATCGACCGGTCGAGAACGGCGCTCATGGCGGTGGCGGGGCTGGCAGCAGGAACCCGGGTTGTAACGCAAGGCCGCGGCGCGCGCAGCCCAAACATGGTCAACTCCGCCCCCCGCCCAAAAGCCCTGTTCCGTTCGACCGCCCCGCCCTTGCCGTCATGAGCCTTGCCGACCTGCGCGCCGCCCTTCAAGCCGAGCTGGCCGCCACGCCCGAGTTCTACGATTTCAAGGTGCAGCGCAGCGAGCGCGACGGCTCGCTGTGGCGGGTGACGCTGGAGCCCGGCTATGTCTATGCCGAGGGCCAGCGGCCGGGCCAGGCTTCGGCCCAGGCGCTGCTGGACGACAGCCTGGACGGCGCCTCGGCCTGGTGGGGCGCGCCCGTCAAAGGCGGCGCCAGCGTGCTGGCCGTGGTGCCCGAGGACGACCAGCTGGTGCTGCAGAACGCCAGCGCACCGCCACCGGGGCCGGATGCGCTGATCCGCCTCTACCCCACCCGCTTTTTGAATGCGGTGGCCGATGCCTGGTGGGACACCCCCTGGGCCGAGCAGGCGCTGGCCGCGCTGCCGGACCTGACGGATCCGCAGCCGGTGGACGACGGCCCCGCGCTCACCGGCGCGCCCTTCCGCTGGCTGCGGCCGGCGCAGCGGCAGGCGCTGGCCCTGGTGCGGCACAGCAGCGCCTTCTTGTGGGGGCCACCCGGCACCGGCAAGACCACCACGCTGGGCGTTCTGCTGGCGGAGTACCTGGACACACGGCCCCAGGCCCGCGTGCTGCTGCTGTCCACCACCAACCATGCGGTGGACCTGGCCACGCTGGCGGTGGACAAGGCGCTGGAAAAAGGCCGTCGCCCGCAATGGCGGGGCGGCGTGCAGCGGCTGGGCACCCGCTTCGATGCCGCCGCCTACGCCGGCCGCGAGCACCTGATTCCCACCGACGACCAGGACCTGATCGGCCAGCTGGCGCGGGCCGAGGCGGCGCGCCCGCCAGCCCGCGATGCGGCGGCGCTGCAGGCCTGGTCGGACCGCGTGGCCAAGCTGCGCGATGCCTTGCGCGCCGCTTCGCTGCAGGTGCTGCGCCGCTGCCGGCTGGCCAGCATGACGACCACCCGCGCCGCCTTCACGCTCAAGACGCTGCGCGAGCTGGCGCCGGCCGAGGGCGAGCCGCCCTTCGACCTGCTGGTGTTCGACGAGGCCAGCCAGGTGAGCCTGGCGCATGCGCTGGCGCTGATGCCGCTGGGCCGGGCACGCCTCTTCGCGGGCGATCCGCAGCAGCTGTCACCGGTGCTGCGCAGCAGCGACCGCGGCGCCCAGCGCTGGCTGGGCCGCTCGGCCTTTGCGCACAAGCCGACACGTGGTCCGGCGGTGGCGCTGCTGGACGAACAGTCGCGCATGGCCGCGCCCATCGGCGAGCTCGTGAGCGACCTGTTCTACGACGGCCTGCTGCGGGTGGCCGACGATGCCCGCGCCTCACCGGTCTGGAACGCGGCGCGCCAGCGGGCGCTGGCCGACATCCCGGCCGACACCGCGGTGCATGTGCAGCGCATCCGGCGCGATGGCGGCTGGTCGGCCACCGAGCGCGGCCCGGTGCGGCATGAATCGGCCGAGGCCATCGCGGACTTGCTGGCCCACGGCCTGGCCGAAGGTTGGCAGCCGCACGAGATGATCGTGCTGACGCCTTTCCGCGCGCAACGTGCGCTGATCCGCCAGCGGCTGCGCGCCCGCGGCCTGCCCGAGGCGGTGAAGGTGAGCACCGTGCACCGCGCGCAGGGCAGCGAAGCGCCGCTGGTGCTGTTCGACCCCGCCGATGGCGCGCAGCCCTTCCTGCAGACCGAAGAGGCGCGGCGGCTGATCAATGTGGCGCTGAGCCGCGCGCAGGCCAAGGTGGTGGTGTGCCTGTCACCGGCCGACGAAGCCAATCCGGTGCTGGCCGCCATCGTGCACCGGCTGCGGCTGGCGGGCGATGCACGGCCGGTGCGGTCGCTGCTGCAGCTGGCCACGCAGCCGGGCTTTCCCGGCCAGGCGCTGGGCCAGCGCGTGAGCGCCGGCCGCCACGTGGGCGAGCTGTGCCGCGTCAGTACCGACGGCCGGCAGTTCTGGCTGCGCAACGAGCGCAGCGGCGCCGAGCAGTTGTTCGATACCGCGTTCTGGCGGGCAAAGGCGGGGGCAGAAGCGGGCGATTGACGCACGGAGCGCCCAGCCGGCTCGCAAGGCACGCCGCCCAGAGTCAGGGGAGGACATCGGGGTCCGCCCGCTTGCCGCTGTTCATGTCGCGCATGGCCGCTTCGGTGATGCCGTCCAGGGTCTCGGCGCAGTAGGGGATGCCCTCACCGCGGTCGAGTTCGTCGTCGCCCTTGCGAATGGCCGCACGCCAGGCCTGTGCACGCGCCTCATCCGCCTGCATGCGGCTCAGCGCATCACGGATCACCTCGGTCGCGTTGTCGTAGCTGCCACCCGCGACCTTGCCTCGGATGAACGTCTCCATCTCGGGTGGAAGATCGATGTGCATGGTCATGGCCGCTTCCTTATCATGAGCATGACGTTAGCGTACTCACGCCAGCCATGCCGATCAACTAGCACGTCGGCCGCGCCTGCTACGCGGCATCCAGCAACCGCACCAGATCCGCATGCGGCGTGCACACGCCGCCGCACACGATGACCAACAGGCGTTGCGCCTGCTGCAGCACGGGCAGCGCGCGCTGGGCCGGCTCGGTCATGGCCAGGGCCAGCGCGGCGCCGCAGGCGGGCTCCACGATCACACGGTGGTCGTCGGCGAAACGCAGGCAGGCCTGCAGCGCCTCGCGGTCGGTGACCACGGCCGATTGAACCGGGTGCGTGCGGGTGACGGCCAGGGCCTGGTCGGCCACACAGCGCGCGCCCAGGGAGGTGGCCACGCTGGTGATGGCCGGCAGCGTCACCGGCTCACCGGCCTGCATCGCGGCGGCCAGCGAGGCGGCGCCGGTGGTTTCCACCGCCACCACCGGCACGTCGTGCCAGCCCTGCGCCTGCAGCCCCTGCACCACGCCGCTCAGCAGCCCGCCGCCGCCCACCGACAGCACCACCGCATCGGGCTTCCGGCCGGCGGCCGCCACCTCGTTGATCATGCTGGCATGGCCTTGCCACAGCAGCGGATCGTCGAAGGGGTGGATGAAGGCGTCGGTGGGCTGGCGCAGCTGCATCAGGTGGTCGTTGGCCTCCATCCAGCTGCTGCCATGCACCACCACCTGCGCGCCCTGCTGGGCGATCAGCGCCTTGGGTTGCGGCAAGGTGGTCTCGGGCACCACCACCGTCACCGGCAGGCCCAGCCGGCGGCCGGCCCAGGCCACGGCCAGCCCGGCATTGCCGCCGGAAGACGACAGCAGCCGGCGTGCGCCGCGGGCCGCCGCGGCCTCACAGGCATGGCCGACGCCGCGCAGCTTGAAGCTGCCGCAAGGCTGCAGCGCCTCCATCTTGAGCCACACCTGGTGGCCGGGTCGGCCGTAGGCGTCGGATTCGATCAGGGGCGTCTGCAGGTGCAAGGGCATGGGCGTACAACGAGGGCGTCAAGGGATGCCAGCCTAACGCAGCCACCACTTGTTACAGACCCGAGGGTTTTGGCGGGTGGCAAAGCCTGTGAAAGCGGCGCGCCCCGCCGAAAATAAGCCAGCCGTCCCCCCCCCGAAGGAGTAGTCCATGCAGCCGGCAGGCGCGCGCTTTGCCCCACCCACAGTCAGGCTGCGGCGCCGCGGCATGGAGGACTCGGGCATGTTCAAGGACGGGGATGGACAGTGAGCATCGCTTGCGCATCCTGATCGCCGATGACAGCGAGGATCAGGCGCAGATCACGGCCGAGCTGATCAGCCTGTCGCTGCCTTGCGAGATCGAGACGGTGTACGACGGCCAGGCCGCGCTCGACCGCGCACTGGCCTGGCGGCCCGACGCCGTGGTGCTGGACGTGTACATGCCCGGCCTGGACGGCATCGAGGTGGCGCGACGGCTGCGCCAGCATGCCCAGGTGGCGGCCGACTACACCCCGCCCTACTGCGTGGCCGTCACCGGCGACCCCGGGGCGGGCAGCCGGCTGCAGGCGCTCGACCAGCAGTTCGACCGGGTGTTCGCCAAGCCGCTGGACGTGGACCAGCTGATCGCGGCGCTGGCCCGCCTGCATGGCGACGAGCCAGGCGTGGCGCCAGCGGTGCAACCCTTCAACCTGGGCGAGCTGTTCACCCGCGCCGCCCGCCAGGTGCTGCCGGTGGCGCGGCACCTGTCGTTCTCCTTCGATTACCGCGGCGACGGCGTGGTGGTGGAAGGCGAGCCGATCGAGGTGCACTGCTGCCTGCACCGCCTTCTGCTGGCCGCGGTGGACATGCTGTCCGACGGCTTCGTGCTGTTCACCGCCGAGACGGTGATGCGGCCCGGCGGTGCCTGCAGCACGCTGGTGCAGGCCGCCGGCACCGGCACCCTGCGCCCGCCCGAGCAGATGGCCGAGGTGCTGGACCGCATGGGCCTGCTGCCGCCACCGCCGGGCACCCCGACCGGCGAGCCGCCGGCGCGCGAGGGCGTGCAGACGGCCATCGGCCGCTGCCCCAACACCGGCGCCACGGTGCGCTTCACGCTCGATCCGCTGGAAGGCATCCTGCTGCGCGTGGAGCTGCGCTTTGCCCATGCCGCGCCCGACGAAAGCGCCCAGGCCGCCGACGCCACCGGCGCCCGCGCCTGGGTGGTGGACAGTGACGAGGTGCCGGCTGCCTGGCTGCACCGGCGGCTGCAGCGGCTGGGCTGGCGTGTGAAGCGCTTTGCCAACTGCGCCGAGGCCGAGCGCTACGCCGCCGAGCCCGAGGCACGCCCGCCATCGCTGCTGGTGGTGGTGGAGGCCGCTTTGATGCGCCCGGCCGCCGTGCTGGCACTGCAGCACGCGCTGCCACCCACCACGCAATGCGTGCTGGCGGTGATGGCCGGCTCGCCCACGCTGGGCGCGCCCGAGGCTTATGGCAGCTTCGACGTGCGGGTGTATCCGTTCAGCCCGCTGGAGCTGGCCGAGTTCGCGGCCCGCGCCCACCCCGACCAAGCCACCCGCCACAGCGCCCTGCTCACCGGCGCGATGGAACTGGCCGACCGGCCGCTGGTGCTGCTGGTGGACGACAACGAGATCAACCGCCTGGTGGGCCGCGCGCTGGTCGAGGCGCTGGGCTACGAGGTGGTGACGGCCAACGACGGCCTGGACGCCATCGGCCAGTGCCGCATCAAGCGGCCGCAGATCGTGCTGATGGACCTGGACATGCCGGTGCTCCAGGGCGTGGATGCCACGCTGCGCCTGCGTGAGCTGCAGCGCAACGGCGAGATTCCGCCGCTGGCCATCATCGCCGCCACCGCCGACGCCACCGACAACGCCCGCCTGGCCTGCCACCGCGCCGGCATGGACGGCTTCATGACCAAGCCGCTGGACATCGCCGACCTGCGCACGCAGCTGCGGCGCTTCACGGTCTCGCGCGTCTGAGTTCAGCGCCGCTGGCGCCACACCAGCCAGGCGGCCACCGCGCCCACGGCCATCGCCAGCGCAGTGCCGCCGGCCACGGCGGCCGGGGTGCTGACGGCCGGCAGCGTGCGTTCGCGGCGGTAGCCGCCGTCCACCGCGTGGCGGCGCGACGCGTCGAACAGGTTGCCGCTGGTCGGCGCTGCATCGTCCGCATGCTGCAGCGCGGCGTCGAAGAGGCGCTTGGCGGTGCGGCCCATCAGGCCCGGCACCAGCGCATGCACCACCCGCGCCGGCCAGGCCGCACGGCCCACCGTCACGGTCGGCCGTGGCCGCCGCACCAGGTCCACGATGGCGTGGGCCACCTGCTGCGGATCGAGCAACGGCGCCGGGGGCTTGAGCCGGCGGCCGGTGTAGTTGCCGCCGTTCTGGAAGCCCGGCGTGTCCACGAAGGTGGGGTACACCTCGCACACATGCACGTCGGGCAGGTCGGCCTGCTCGGCACGCAGCGATTCGGAGAAGCCGCGCAGTGCGAACTTGCTGGCCGCATAGGCGGTGGCATAAGGCGTGGGCGCCCAGGCGCCGATGGACACCATGTTGATCAAGGTGCCGCGCTGCTGCTGCCGGAAGTACGGCAGCACCGCATGGGCGCCGTTCATCTCGCCGAGCAGGTTGGTTTCCACCACCCGCCGGTGCACCGCGATCGGTATCTCGTCGAAGCGGCCCACCACGCCCACGCCGGCGTTGTTGATCCACACGTCGATGGCGCCGAAGCGCTCGATGGCTGCGTCGGCCAGCGCACGCATCGCGGCCGGGTCGGTCACGTCGGT encodes the following:
- a CDS encoding (R)-mandelonitrile lyase; this translates as MFKRLMGCLTCAAIAHGASAEPAPAGQKISLAQELTTMDGPAETFTGAVRVTLAFAATPAMNASGGIVQFQPGARSAWHTHPAGQQLIVTEGVGLTQEWGKPIQQIRAGDVVWCPPGVKHWHGAAPGSAMTHIAITGVVAGKAVDWLEKVSDAQYLGR
- a CDS encoding LysR family transcriptional regulator — translated: MPRTPLADLQAFVTVARTRSFTRAAAQLDVSRSALSHAITGLEARLGLRLLTRTTRSVSVTEAGERLLQVLAPRFEDIDAELDQLTAARDTPAGTVRITSHDHAIRTVLWPRLLPLMRQYPDVQIELSVDYALTDIAAQRFDAGVRLGNRVDKDMIAVRISPDFRMAVAASPGYLQGRSRPRTPRDLTEHACINLRLPTHGNLYAWEFEKRGRQLQVKVGGQVVLNNTLLMLQAALDDRGLCYVPEDLIQPYVQAGLLQPVLEDWWPRQAGYHLYYPSRRQQSPALALVIEALRLRGA
- the soxZ gene encoding thiosulfate oxidation carrier complex protein SoxZ; protein product: MADAVLVRARATADGRAVVRLLMAHEMETGLRQDASGQRVPAWYITEVVVTLAGQPVLQAQWGTAVSKNPSLQFTLRDVQPGDRLQVAWLDNRGRRGTGEGVVA
- a CDS encoding thiosulfate oxidation carrier protein SoxY, whose amino-acid sequence is MPPLVPTPPPRRVLLLQSVQQSLRLAGWLAGLGLLPAGLSAQGTEAAPVDARPAFHGRSLAAVMRALGSAAPRLDEGVQLEVPDVAENGAVVPVRLASTLPGVTRLALLIERNPAMLCALFEPGPRVEPDFSLRVKMAESTDVYAVAWLADGRVRYARHRCTVVLGGCA
- a CDS encoding MFS transporter; translated protein: MSAVLDRSIASPPLRPTLAQAMALLRQPKVALAVLLGLATGMPPVMVTVTLGFWLRSEGIALATIGFLSWVGLFFSFKFLWAPLVDALRLPWLARRLGHRRAWMLLGQLGAIAGILGMAATGPGGGLGLFAAWAMLTALASATQDIAVDAWRIESAADGEQEVMASAYVLGVRLGYFAGNVPIFAASAALGWPLAYACAALGGLAGLAAVAWAREPAAAVPLLGIAERAGLDGLLQALWRPLPLFWQQHGRASLPLVPLLALYFVPDGLINAMVAPLYADLGFNARQIAVVRGLFGFPAMLLGVVAAGWLGLRWGSVVALATGVSLAALSNAGFALLAWSGGLRSVWVPAAMFEGFSAGLAAAAMVALASRLTHRQATAAQFALLSSLMTLLPGLLGGLSGAAVEALQARGGPALDAYATWFLLTPLAALPPLVLLALLRRQASCPEGQP
- a CDS encoding DEAD/DEAH box helicase; its protein translation is MSLADLRAALQAELAATPEFYDFKVQRSERDGSLWRVTLEPGYVYAEGQRPGQASAQALLDDSLDGASAWWGAPVKGGASVLAVVPEDDQLVLQNASAPPPGPDALIRLYPTRFLNAVADAWWDTPWAEQALAALPDLTDPQPVDDGPALTGAPFRWLRPAQRQALALVRHSSAFLWGPPGTGKTTTLGVLLAEYLDTRPQARVLLLSTTNHAVDLATLAVDKALEKGRRPQWRGGVQRLGTRFDAAAYAGREHLIPTDDQDLIGQLARAEAARPPARDAAALQAWSDRVAKLRDALRAASLQVLRRCRLASMTTTRAAFTLKTLRELAPAEGEPPFDLLVFDEASQVSLAHALALMPLGRARLFAGDPQQLSPVLRSSDRGAQRWLGRSAFAHKPTRGPAVALLDEQSRMAAPIGELVSDLFYDGLLRVADDARASPVWNAARQRALADIPADTAVHVQRIRRDGGWSATERGPVRHESAEAIADLLAHGLAEGWQPHEMIVLTPFRAQRALIRQRLRARGLPEAVKVSTVHRAQGSEAPLVLFDPADGAQPFLQTEEARRLINVALSRAQAKVVVCLSPADEANPVLAAIVHRLRLAGDARPVRSLLQLATQPGFPGQALGQRVSAGRHVGELCRVSTDGRQFWLRNERSGAEQLFDTAFWRAKAGAEAGD
- a CDS encoding type II toxin-antitoxin system ParD family antitoxin encodes the protein MTMHIDLPPEMETFIRGKVAGGSYDNATEVIRDALSRMQADEARAQAWRAAIRKGDDELDRGEGIPYCAETLDGITEAAMRDMNSGKRADPDVLP
- a CDS encoding pyridoxal-phosphate dependent enzyme; amino-acid sequence: MPLHLQTPLIESDAYGRPGHQVWLKMEALQPCGSFKLRGVGHACEAAAARGARRLLSSSGGNAGLAVAWAGRRLGLPVTVVVPETTLPQPKALIAQQGAQVVVHGSSWMEANDHLMQLRQPTDAFIHPFDDPLLWQGHASMINEVAAAGRKPDAVVLSVGGGGLLSGVVQGLQAQGWHDVPVVAVETTGAASLAAAMQAGEPVTLPAITSVATSLGARCVADQALAVTRTHPVQSAVVTDREALQACLRFADDHRVIVEPACGAALALAMTEPAQRALPVLQQAQRLLVIVCGGVCTPHADLVRLLDAA
- a CDS encoding response regulator, with the protein product MRILIADDSEDQAQITAELISLSLPCEIETVYDGQAALDRALAWRPDAVVLDVYMPGLDGIEVARRLRQHAQVAADYTPPYCVAVTGDPGAGSRLQALDQQFDRVFAKPLDVDQLIAALARLHGDEPGVAPAVQPFNLGELFTRAARQVLPVARHLSFSFDYRGDGVVVEGEPIEVHCCLHRLLLAAVDMLSDGFVLFTAETVMRPGGACSTLVQAAGTGTLRPPEQMAEVLDRMGLLPPPPGTPTGEPPAREGVQTAIGRCPNTGATVRFTLDPLEGILLRVELRFAHAAPDESAQAADATGARAWVVDSDEVPAAWLHRRLQRLGWRVKRFANCAEAERYAAEPEARPPSLLVVVEAALMRPAAVLALQHALPPTTQCVLAVMAGSPTLGAPEAYGSFDVRVYPFSPLELAEFAARAHPDQATRHSALLTGAMELADRPLVLLVDDNEINRLVGRALVEALGYEVVTANDGLDAIGQCRIKRPQIVLMDLDMPVLQGVDATLRLRELQRNGEIPPLAIIAATADATDNARLACHRAGMDGFMTKPLDIADLRTQLRRFTVSRV
- a CDS encoding SDR family oxidoreductase, producing the protein MLQPAYTSWRTPPRSLGARVVVLTGASSGIGRATALALAEQGATLVLAARDRAALETVAAACEGLGADTLVVPTDVTDPAAMRALADAAIERFGAIDVWINNAGVGVVGRFDEIPIAVHRRVVETNLLGEMNGAHAVLPYFRQQQRGTLINMVSIGAWAPTPYATAYAASKFALRGFSESLRAEQADLPDVHVCEVYPTFVDTPGFQNGGNYTGRRLKPPAPLLDPQQVAHAIVDLVRRPRPTVTVGRAAWPARVVHALVPGLMGRTAKRLFDAALQHADDAAPTSGNLFDASRRHAVDGGYRRERTLPAVSTPAAVAGGTALAMAVGAVAAWLVWRQRR